The following coding sequences lie in one Myxococcus xanthus genomic window:
- a CDS encoding DUF779 domain-containing protein — protein sequence MSGAGAGPDTGGQDGATAVARVDVTPEAAAVIRQLRATHGPLMFHQSGGCCDGSAPMCYPVGDFRVGQRDVFLGEVEGCPVYIGGAQFEYWQHTHLTLDVVKGRGAGFSLESPLGVRFLTRSRVFTDEEYERMKNAPPPRRGPPE from the coding sequence ATGAGTGGCGCCGGTGCCGGCCCTGACACGGGCGGACAGGACGGCGCCACGGCGGTGGCCCGGGTGGACGTGACGCCCGAGGCCGCCGCCGTCATTCGCCAGCTCCGCGCCACGCACGGGCCCTTGATGTTCCATCAGTCGGGCGGCTGCTGCGATGGCAGCGCGCCCATGTGCTACCCCGTGGGGGACTTCCGCGTGGGCCAGCGAGACGTCTTCCTGGGCGAGGTGGAGGGCTGCCCCGTCTACATCGGCGGCGCGCAGTTCGAGTACTGGCAGCACACGCACCTCACCCTGGACGTGGTGAAGGGGCGGGGCGCGGGCTTCAGCCTGGAGTCCCCGCTGGGCGTGCGCTTCCTCACCCGCAGCCGCGTCTTCACGGACGAGGAATACGAACGGATGAAGAACGCGCCGCCGCCCCGGCGTGGACCTCCGGAGTAG
- a CDS encoding tetratricopeptide repeat protein has product MHRLFRIRPWTLALLPLLACKEPEVAAAENQAKRAQAALTEARSHLSSGQANAALAALSRAATAAPDSPEPHLLMAQAHRMAGNEGAAILALKQAASMSPGSDPTIQRQLADIYLQQGLTKDALAALISMRDAGNLPDADVLRLARIQAREGMIDAAFKTLENILRENPDDAEAKSVEAEVLWLKGDELLAANLMDRLLNQDPALASARLLRARYFLVSGFPDLAESDLNAVKGADAERPEVVTLRARVLLALGRAADAEEALRNLVEAQPQNADALAWLAETVRVQGRRADAQALVDQALQLNPRLARAQYVRGRSLEEQGDRRGAEEAYRFALSAEPRFAPVHARMWRIHLNADRITDAESSLELLLSMSEATFEEKAQLAALYARMQTKVTQGLKLIDEALKREPENPDYLRTQKTLNALLPKPKKKSSGPVIIRGRR; this is encoded by the coding sequence ATGCACCGTCTTTTTCGAATCAGACCGTGGACCCTGGCGCTCCTTCCGCTGCTTGCTTGCAAAGAGCCGGAAGTTGCCGCCGCGGAGAACCAGGCCAAGCGGGCCCAGGCAGCATTGACTGAAGCCCGCAGCCACCTGTCCAGTGGACAGGCCAACGCCGCGCTTGCCGCACTGAGCAGGGCCGCCACCGCGGCGCCTGACAGTCCGGAGCCGCACCTGCTCATGGCGCAGGCCCACCGCATGGCGGGCAATGAGGGCGCCGCCATCCTGGCCTTGAAGCAGGCCGCCTCCATGTCGCCGGGCTCGGACCCCACCATCCAGCGCCAGCTGGCCGACATCTACCTCCAGCAGGGCCTCACCAAGGACGCGCTCGCGGCGCTCATCTCCATGCGGGATGCGGGCAACCTGCCGGATGCGGACGTGCTGCGGCTGGCCCGGATCCAGGCGCGGGAAGGCATGATTGATGCCGCCTTCAAGACGCTGGAGAACATCCTGCGGGAGAACCCAGACGACGCCGAGGCCAAGTCCGTCGAGGCCGAGGTGCTCTGGCTCAAGGGCGACGAGCTCCTGGCCGCCAACCTCATGGACCGGCTCCTCAACCAGGACCCGGCGCTGGCCTCCGCGCGGCTGCTGCGCGCGCGCTACTTCCTGGTCAGCGGCTTCCCGGACCTGGCCGAGTCCGACCTGAACGCCGTGAAGGGAGCTGACGCGGAGCGGCCGGAGGTGGTGACGCTGCGCGCACGGGTGCTGCTGGCCCTGGGCCGGGCCGCGGACGCGGAGGAGGCCCTGCGCAATCTGGTGGAGGCGCAGCCGCAGAACGCCGACGCGCTGGCGTGGCTGGCGGAGACGGTGCGGGTGCAGGGCCGCCGAGCGGATGCGCAGGCCCTGGTGGACCAGGCGCTCCAGCTCAACCCCCGGCTGGCCCGGGCGCAGTACGTGCGCGGGCGCTCCCTGGAGGAGCAAGGGGACCGGCGCGGCGCGGAGGAGGCCTACCGCTTCGCGCTGTCCGCGGAGCCCCGCTTCGCGCCCGTTCACGCCCGGATGTGGCGCATCCACCTGAATGCGGACCGCATCACGGACGCGGAGTCGTCGCTGGAGCTGCTGCTCAGCATGAGCGAGGCCACCTTCGAGGAGAAGGCCCAACTCGCCGCCCTCTATGCGCGGATGCAGACGAAGGTGACGCAGGGCCTCAAGCTCATCGACGAGGCCCTGAAGCGGGAGCCGGAGAACCCGGACTACCTCCGCACCCAGAAGACGCTGAACGCGCTGCTGCCGAAGCCCAAGAAGAAGTCCTCGGGCCCGGTCATCATCCGCGGCCGCCGCTGA
- a CDS encoding efflux RND transporter permease subunit, which produces MFVDFFIRRPVFAIVCSILLTLVGLIAIPTLPISQYPDLAPPQVTVTSTYVGASAEVVESAVTIPLEQELNGVEGMRYITSTSSNDGTSQITITFEATRDIEVAAVDVQNRVSRAAARLPSQVNQTGIVVNKASSQMLLTVGLFSEDNRYDAKFLSNYADVSLKDAIKRVPGVGDVRIFGERKFSMRLWLDPTELARRKLTPQDVTRALQEQNLQVAAGQIGQPPSTDDQPYQIAVRARGRLVEPAEFGDIVLMRNTDGTSIRVKDVGRVELGAENYGTVLRFNGKTGVGLGIFQLPTANALDVRDGVYAELERLSKQFPPGMQFQTGTDTTLAVRASINEVIKTLVEAIVLVILVIFLFLHGWRSVLITAFTLPVSLIGTFAFVHLMGFSINTLTLFGLTLATGLVVDDAIVVIENIERLMVERRLSPVQAAREGMKEVTGAVIAISIVLVAVFVPVALFPGTTGAIYRQFALTIAASVALSTFCALTLTPALSAKMLRHHEGPKWVFFRWVDKVLDGTKAVYGRSLRKLLKYPVLVLLAFLACIGGTALLFRAAPTGFIPDEDQGYLIISIQGPEGMSLAQTEKVLAEAEAILQAQPEVRAMFAIGGFSMQGSGPNMATIFSSLSPWEERKGKGQSVAALVERLRGPLSGIGGARVLPFQPPAIRGVGSVGGFQYIVEDVDGTSSLDDLAAATQMLVAKANEQGQLRGAFSTFNADTPLLDVEVDRQKAKALGVPIEQVFGTMQVYMGSQYVNDFNYANRTYRVYVQAEQQFRDSPSDIGAFYVRSDTGDMIPLESLVKVEPTVSAQVIRHYNLFRSAEINGQPAPDVSSGQALEAMEALAAQYLPQGMSAEWTGISLEQKESGGQTAIIFALGLLFVFLVLAAQYESFSLPLVIIFSVPLAIMGALGLQLARGFANDVFCQVGLVMLVGLASKNAILIVEFAEQLREGGKSAIDAVVEAAEVRLRPILMTSIAFLLGVVPLMTASGAGAASRNSLGTAVFGGMLVSTVVNFVFIPGLYVMMQKLRGDAKRTTGEDEAVPTPAASH; this is translated from the coding sequence ATGTTCGTCGATTTCTTCATCCGTAGGCCCGTCTTCGCCATCGTCTGCTCCATCCTGCTGACGCTGGTGGGCCTGATAGCCATCCCCACGCTGCCCATCTCCCAGTACCCGGACCTGGCGCCGCCACAAGTCACCGTGACGAGCACCTACGTGGGTGCGAGCGCCGAGGTGGTGGAGAGCGCCGTCACCATCCCGCTGGAGCAGGAGCTCAACGGCGTGGAGGGCATGCGCTACATCACCTCCACCAGCAGCAACGACGGCACCAGCCAGATCACCATCACCTTCGAGGCCACGCGCGACATCGAGGTGGCCGCCGTCGACGTGCAGAACCGCGTCAGCCGCGCCGCGGCGCGCCTGCCCTCGCAGGTGAACCAGACGGGCATCGTCGTCAACAAGGCCTCCAGCCAGATGCTGCTGACGGTGGGCCTGTTCAGCGAGGACAACCGCTACGACGCCAAGTTCCTCAGCAACTACGCCGACGTGAGCCTGAAGGACGCCATCAAGCGCGTGCCCGGCGTGGGTGACGTCCGCATCTTCGGCGAGCGCAAGTTCTCCATGCGCCTGTGGCTGGACCCCACGGAACTGGCGCGCCGCAAGCTCACGCCCCAGGACGTGACGCGCGCGCTCCAGGAGCAGAACCTCCAGGTGGCCGCGGGTCAGATTGGCCAGCCGCCGTCCACCGATGACCAGCCCTACCAGATCGCTGTGCGGGCCCGGGGCCGGCTGGTGGAGCCGGCGGAGTTCGGCGACATCGTCCTGATGCGGAACACGGATGGCACGAGCATCCGGGTGAAGGACGTGGGCCGCGTGGAGCTGGGCGCGGAGAACTACGGCACCGTCCTGCGCTTCAACGGCAAGACGGGCGTGGGCCTGGGCATCTTCCAGCTGCCCACCGCCAACGCGCTGGACGTGCGCGACGGCGTGTACGCGGAGCTCGAGCGGCTGTCGAAGCAGTTCCCGCCCGGCATGCAGTTCCAGACGGGCACCGACACCACCCTGGCCGTCCGCGCCTCCATCAACGAGGTCATCAAGACGCTGGTGGAAGCCATCGTCCTCGTCATCCTCGTCATCTTCCTGTTCCTGCACGGCTGGCGCAGCGTGCTCATCACCGCCTTCACCCTCCCCGTCTCGCTCATCGGCACCTTCGCCTTCGTCCACCTGATGGGCTTCTCCATCAACACCCTCACCCTCTTCGGCCTCACGCTGGCCACGGGCCTGGTGGTGGACGACGCCATCGTCGTCATCGAGAACATCGAGCGGTTGATGGTGGAGCGGCGCCTGTCCCCCGTGCAGGCCGCGCGCGAGGGCATGAAGGAGGTGACCGGCGCGGTCATCGCCATCTCCATCGTGCTGGTGGCGGTGTTCGTCCCGGTGGCGCTCTTCCCGGGCACCACCGGCGCCATCTACCGGCAGTTCGCGCTGACCATCGCCGCCTCCGTGGCGCTGTCCACCTTCTGCGCCCTCACCCTCACCCCGGCGCTCAGCGCGAAGATGCTGAGGCACCACGAGGGACCGAAGTGGGTCTTCTTCCGCTGGGTGGATAAGGTGCTGGACGGCACGAAGGCCGTCTACGGGCGGAGCCTGCGCAAGTTGCTGAAGTATCCGGTCCTGGTCCTGCTCGCCTTCCTGGCGTGCATCGGCGGCACGGCGCTGCTGTTCCGCGCCGCGCCCACGGGCTTCATCCCCGACGAGGACCAGGGCTACCTCATCATCTCCATTCAGGGCCCCGAGGGCATGTCGCTCGCCCAGACGGAGAAGGTGCTGGCAGAGGCGGAGGCGATTCTGCAGGCGCAGCCCGAGGTGCGCGCCATGTTCGCCATCGGCGGCTTCTCCATGCAAGGCAGCGGCCCCAACATGGCCACCATCTTCTCGTCGCTGAGCCCCTGGGAGGAGCGCAAGGGCAAGGGCCAGTCGGTGGCCGCGCTAGTGGAGCGGCTGCGCGGCCCGCTGAGCGGCATCGGCGGCGCGCGCGTGCTGCCCTTCCAGCCGCCCGCCATCCGAGGCGTCGGCAGCGTGGGCGGCTTCCAGTACATCGTCGAGGACGTCGACGGCACCAGCTCGCTGGATGACCTGGCCGCGGCCACGCAAATGCTGGTGGCGAAGGCCAACGAGCAGGGCCAACTGCGCGGCGCCTTCAGCACCTTCAACGCGGACACGCCGCTGCTCGACGTGGAGGTGGACCGGCAGAAGGCGAAGGCGCTCGGCGTGCCGATTGAGCAGGTGTTCGGCACCATGCAGGTCTACATGGGCAGCCAGTACGTCAACGACTTCAACTACGCCAACCGCACCTACCGCGTGTACGTCCAGGCGGAGCAGCAGTTCCGCGACAGCCCGTCGGACATCGGCGCCTTCTACGTGCGCAGCGACACCGGGGACATGATTCCGCTGGAGTCGCTGGTGAAGGTGGAGCCCACCGTGTCCGCCCAGGTCATCCGCCACTACAACCTGTTCCGCTCGGCGGAGATCAACGGGCAGCCGGCGCCGGACGTGTCCTCCGGCCAGGCGCTGGAGGCCATGGAAGCGCTGGCCGCGCAGTACCTGCCCCAGGGCATGAGCGCGGAGTGGACGGGCATCAGCCTGGAGCAGAAGGAGAGCGGCGGTCAGACGGCCATCATCTTCGCGCTGGGTCTGCTCTTCGTCTTCCTGGTGCTCGCGGCGCAGTACGAGAGCTTCAGCCTGCCGCTGGTCATCATCTTCTCCGTGCCCCTGGCCATCATGGGTGCATTGGGGCTGCAGTTGGCGCGCGGGTTCGCCAACGACGTGTTCTGCCAGGTGGGACTGGTGATGCTGGTCGGCCTGGCCAGCAAGAACGCCATCCTCATCGTGGAGTTCGCCGAGCAGCTCCGGGAGGGCGGGAAGAGCGCCATCGACGCGGTGGTGGAGGCGGCGGAGGTCCGCCTGCGCCCCATCCTGATGACGTCCATCGCCTTCCTCCTGGGCGTGGTGCCACTGATGACGGCCTCCGGCGCCGGCGCGGCGTCCCGCAACTCCCTGGGGACGGCGGTGTTCGGCGGCATGCTGGTGTCCACGGTGGTGAACTTCGTGTTCATCCCCGGGCTCTACGTGATGATGCAGAAGCTCCGCGGCGACGCGAAGCGGACCACCGGTGAGGACGAAGCGGTGCCCACGCCCGCCGCGTCCCACTGA
- a CDS encoding sensor histidine kinase: MPVKLSLATRIFLGYAVVLGTFGLVSLFSVTELHRNRLEIRLVSQGYLQLSQDAAELETFHATQEKDTERLIQEGNVEIRRAFIRLARTYNSPLMTQRLAAAQAKAHEVLASAPDSEGPFIRGLEDRFGELQARYRDYGRAAEAVFAVLSTENPDREQVAVATAALRQEENSIGREIRVLRAALSNRIRERVDGAEERERTTGLFIIGFSVAAIAVGVGATAWSARTLRPMRNLIRGVSRIGRGDYNAQLGVRGDDEVAVLAREFDQMARSLQAREAQLKAQAEALMRAEQLAAVGRISAQIVHEVRNPLSSIGLNVELLQDGLETARFATPEDAAEVKDLIAAVTQEVDRLADVTEQYLRMARPPRPDLDPRDVTAVLDTVLDFTREELERAGVDVVRDFALDTPHVLADEGQLRQVFLNLLRNSREAMPSGGRLTIITRPAEDAVEVTVRDTGQGITEDVRQHLFEPFFTTKEGGTGLGLAVSQQILQAHGGSLSCQSIPGQGTAFVLRLPRA, translated from the coding sequence ATGCCCGTGAAGCTCTCCCTCGCGACACGCATCTTCCTGGGCTACGCCGTGGTGCTCGGCACCTTCGGGCTGGTGTCCCTGTTCAGCGTGACGGAGCTCCACCGCAACCGGCTGGAAATCCGGCTGGTGAGCCAGGGCTACCTCCAGCTCTCCCAGGACGCCGCGGAGCTGGAGACCTTCCACGCCACCCAGGAGAAGGACACCGAGCGCCTGATTCAAGAGGGCAACGTCGAAATCCGCCGCGCCTTCATCCGGCTGGCCCGGACCTACAACTCGCCCCTCATGACCCAGCGGCTCGCCGCCGCCCAGGCCAAGGCGCATGAGGTGCTAGCCTCCGCCCCCGACAGCGAGGGGCCCTTCATCCGGGGCCTGGAGGACCGCTTCGGCGAGCTCCAGGCCCGCTACCGCGACTACGGCCGCGCCGCGGAGGCCGTCTTCGCCGTCCTGTCCACGGAGAATCCGGACCGGGAACAGGTCGCCGTCGCAACCGCCGCGCTGCGGCAGGAGGAGAACTCCATCGGCCGCGAGATTCGCGTGCTGCGCGCCGCCCTGTCCAACCGCATCCGGGAGCGCGTGGACGGCGCCGAAGAGCGCGAGCGAACCACCGGCCTCTTCATCATCGGCTTCTCCGTGGCCGCCATCGCCGTGGGCGTGGGCGCCACCGCCTGGTCCGCCCGCACGCTGCGCCCCATGCGCAACCTCATCCGGGGCGTGTCCCGCATCGGCCGCGGTGACTACAACGCCCAGCTCGGCGTGCGCGGCGACGACGAGGTGGCCGTCCTGGCCCGGGAGTTCGACCAGATGGCCCGCTCGCTCCAGGCGCGCGAGGCCCAGCTCAAGGCCCAGGCCGAGGCCCTCATGCGCGCGGAGCAACTGGCCGCCGTGGGCCGCATCTCCGCGCAAATCGTCCATGAGGTGCGCAACCCCCTGTCCTCCATTGGCCTCAACGTGGAGTTGCTCCAGGACGGCTTGGAAACCGCCCGCTTCGCCACCCCCGAGGACGCGGCCGAGGTGAAGGACCTCATCGCCGCCGTCACCCAGGAAGTGGACCGCCTGGCGGACGTCACCGAGCAGTACCTGCGCATGGCCCGCCCGCCCCGGCCCGACCTGGACCCCCGCGACGTCACCGCGGTGTTGGACACCGTGCTCGACTTCACCCGCGAGGAGCTGGAGCGCGCCGGCGTGGACGTGGTGCGCGACTTCGCCCTGGATACCCCGCACGTGCTCGCCGACGAGGGCCAGCTGCGGCAGGTCTTCCTCAACCTGCTGCGCAACAGCCGCGAGGCCATGCCGTCAGGCGGCCGCCTCACCATCATCACCCGTCCGGCGGAGGACGCCGTGGAGGTCACGGTGCGCGATACCGGACAAGGCATCACGGAGGATGTCCGACAGCACCTCTTCGAGCCCTTCTTCACCACCAAGGAGGGGGGCACCGGCCTGGGACTGGCCGTCAGTCAGCAAATCCTCCAGGCGCACGGTGGCTCGCTCTCCTGCCAGAGTATTCCCGGCCAGGGGACGGCCTTCGTGTTAAGGCTTCCTCGCGCATGA
- a CDS encoding M16 family metallopeptidase has product MSFTTYRDVLPSGLRVVTVETPHLHTALLAVYVRTGSRHETLVSNGVSHYLEHLFFRGSEGWPDTVKMNAAVEEVGGNLNGVTTRDHGYYYTPIHPAHLRVGLDIIGDMLTRPRLTDMEVERQIILEEMLDEVDEKGRDIDLDNLSKHLLFPGHPLALKIAGTRESVTSLTHPQILEHFAQHYVAGNIVVTAAGRVKHSEVLEMTERAFARLPRGPSSVEAPPPLTPAGPRLHFVSHDESQTEFRLNFRGVPEQHEDYPALQIIRRVLDDGLSSRLPYEIVEKRGLAYSVSASLDAYHDAGLLEIEAASAPERAATVITEAFRVLSTLCENEVGEEELARAKRRHRMLLEFSQDSPGELAGWFGGTELFRTPESFGHRADLVDSQSAARVREVARRYFNRENLTVVAVGQRKGLKALERVVADAPGLPGPEAAPLAVVSGGRG; this is encoded by the coding sequence ATGAGCTTCACTACGTACCGGGACGTGCTGCCCTCGGGGCTGCGCGTCGTCACTGTCGAGACGCCCCACCTCCACACCGCCCTGCTCGCCGTCTACGTGCGGACGGGCAGCCGTCACGAGACGCTCGTCAGCAATGGCGTCAGTCACTACCTGGAGCACCTCTTCTTCCGCGGCAGCGAAGGCTGGCCGGACACGGTGAAGATGAACGCGGCCGTGGAGGAGGTCGGCGGAAACCTCAACGGCGTCACCACCCGGGACCACGGGTACTACTACACGCCCATCCACCCCGCGCACCTGCGCGTGGGCCTGGACATCATCGGCGACATGCTCACCCGCCCCCGCCTCACCGACATGGAGGTGGAGCGGCAGATCATCCTCGAGGAGATGCTCGACGAGGTGGACGAGAAGGGCCGGGACATCGACCTGGACAACCTGTCCAAGCACCTGCTCTTCCCCGGTCACCCGCTGGCCCTGAAGATTGCCGGCACGCGTGAGTCCGTCACCAGCCTGACGCACCCGCAGATCCTGGAGCACTTCGCCCAGCACTACGTCGCGGGGAACATCGTCGTCACCGCCGCCGGCCGGGTGAAGCACTCGGAAGTCCTGGAGATGACCGAGCGAGCCTTCGCCCGCCTCCCGCGCGGCCCGTCCAGCGTCGAGGCGCCGCCGCCCCTCACTCCGGCCGGCCCGCGCCTGCACTTCGTCAGCCATGACGAGTCGCAGACGGAGTTCCGCCTCAACTTCCGCGGCGTCCCCGAACAGCACGAGGACTACCCCGCGCTGCAGATCATCCGCCGCGTGTTGGATGACGGCCTGTCCTCGCGGCTGCCGTACGAAATCGTGGAGAAGCGCGGCCTGGCGTACTCCGTGAGCGCGTCGCTGGACGCGTACCACGACGCGGGGCTCCTCGAGATTGAGGCCGCCAGCGCTCCAGAGAGGGCCGCGACGGTCATCACCGAGGCCTTCCGCGTGCTGTCCACGCTCTGTGAGAACGAGGTGGGCGAAGAGGAGCTGGCGCGCGCCAAGCGCCGGCACCGCATGCTGCTGGAGTTCTCCCAGGACTCGCCGGGCGAGCTGGCCGGCTGGTTCGGCGGCACGGAGCTGTTCCGCACGCCGGAGTCGTTTGGCCACCGCGCCGACCTGGTGGACTCGCAGTCCGCCGCGCGCGTGCGCGAGGTGGCCCGGCGCTACTTCAACCGGGAGAACCTCACGGTGGTGGCGGTGGGCCAGCGCAAGGGCCTCAAGGCCCTGGAGCGCGTGGTGGCGGACGCCCCCGGCCTTCCCGGGCCGGAGGCCGCGCCGCTGGCGGTGGTCAGCGGCGGCCGCGGATGA